The DNA region TTTACCTGAGGACTTATCGAACAACTCAATCCCACAAATACCGGCGATACCACCTGCCATATCTGAAGAGCCACCTGCCATGCCTAAAAAAGCACAAAAAAATGATGACCCAAGGAGTAGTAAATCTATGGACTTGACGGAACTGAAGGAAAAATCCATCAGTGAGCTGACCAAGATGGCAGCTAAAGAATTCAAAATCGAAGGCGCCGGCAGTATGAGGAAACAGGACCTCATCTTTGCAATCCTGCAATCCCAGGCCCATCAGAAAAAATCCATTTACGGAAGCGGGGTGCTGGAGATACTGCCGGATGGTTTCGGATTTCTTCGCTCACCCGACTCAAACTACCTACCCGGTCCGGACGATATATACGTTTCCCCTTCCCAGATCAGGCGTTTCAACATGAGGACCGGGGATACCGTTACCGGCGAGATCAGACCCCCAAAGGAAGGGGAGCGATATTTCGCCCTCCTGAAGGTCGAGAGCCTCAACTTTGAGCCGCCCGAGGCCTCCCGCGGGAAGATCCTCTTCGACAATCTCACGCCCCTTTACCCCGAGGAGAGGATCACGCTTGAGACCGACGATATCAAGAACTATTCCAGCAGGGTGATGGATATTATCACCCCCATAGGCAAAGGTCAGCGGGGGCTTATTGTGGCGCCCCCCCGTACCGGTAAGACGATGCTTCTGCAGAACATCGCCAACAGCATCAGCATCAACCACCCTGAAATTTTTCTGATCGTTCTCCTCATTGATGAAAGACCCGAGGAAGTGACGGACATGCAGCGATCCGTCAAGGGAGAGGTCATCTCCTCAACTTTCGATGAGCCGCCCACCCGGCATATCCAGGTAGCCGAAATGGTCATCGAAAAAGCCAGAAGGCTGGTTGAACACCAGAAGGACGTTGTGATTCTGTTAGACAGTATTACCCGCCTTGCCAGGGCCTACAACACGGTGTCGCCCCCAAGCGGAAAGGTGTTGTCCGGCGGTGTTGATTCCAATGCTCTGCACCGGCCCAAAAGGTTCTTCGGTGCCGCCAGGAATATCGAGCAGGGAGGCAGCCTGACCATAATCGCCACCGCGCTTGTGGATACCGGGAGCAGAATGGACGAGGTCATTTTCGAGGAGTTCAAGGGAACCGGAAACATGGAACTTCATCTTGACAGGCGGCTTGTCGAGAAGAGGATCTTTCCGGCTATCGATGCCAGCCGATCCGGAACCAGAAAAGAGGAACTCATCGTTGCCCCGGATATTCTCAACAGAATCTGGGTGCTGCATAAGGTTCTGGCCCCGATGAACACCATCGACAGCATGGAATTCCTGCTGGACAAGCTTCAGGGAACGAAGGATAATCAGGAATTCTACGACATGATGGACAAATAGAGGACCCCATAACATATTTGCCCTGATGGGTAAATTATGGTAAAAAGATCCGCTTGCCAGGGGTGTTTTCCCTGGAATTGGGAGGAAAAAAAGTCATGAAAAAAGACATCCATCCGGAATATAAGGAGATGACATTTTCCTGCGCCTGTGGAGCGGAGTACAGGACGAGATCAGTCATCGACAGCAGGAACATAGATATCTGCTCCAACTGTCACCCCTTCTACACTGGAAAGCAGAAGCTCGTGGACGCCGCCGGCCGCGTCGAGAAGTTCAAGAGGCGCTACGGTCAGAAATAGCGCGCCGTGACCATACAGGTTTGTCTGCTTTCCCACACCCCCGACCCTGAAAAGGCTGTCGCGCGGGCCATCAGGCTCTGCTATTCGCCACGGAGCATCCTGGAGCTTGACAGTTCTCTGGCGGGAAAGGACCTGTCGGTCCTTCTGCGCAAAGTCATATCCCTCGGACACCACTCCGTTCTGGAACATGCGTCCTTCACCTTCGGAATAGAGGGTGTTTCCCGGGTCATGACCCACCAACTGGTTCGCCACCGGCTGGCATCCTATTCCCAGCAGAGCCAGCGATACGTTGAGTTCAAGGACTCCCTTGAGGTTGTAGTGCCTGAATCCATCAGACGGGACAGGGGATTTTACCGGCGGTATCTTGAACACTGCAGGGAGGCTTTCTCCATTTACAGGGACATGTGTGAGGGTGGTATCCCTGCGGAAGATGCCAGATATCTTTTTCCATCGGCTGCCCAGACGAAGATTATTGTAACCATGAACGCGAGGGAGCTGCGGCATTTTTTCCGCATTCGCTGCTGTGAAAGGGCCCAATGGGAAATCCGTGGTGTGGCCGAGAGGATGGTCGGCCTGGTCCGGGATGTGGCCCCGTCGCTTTTCGCCGATTCGGGCCCATCGTGCATCGGGGGGCCATGCCCGGAGGGGGACATGACATGCGGAAGGATCAAGGAGGTCAAGGCCAGATACAGGGCCCTGAAAACAGCCCCGAGCCCCAAGGCTCAAGACCCCGTTTAATAACCATTGCAACCCATGTGTCCGGATGTGGGGCATGGGTCGACAGTCCGGTGAAAAATGCTGCATCAAAAAGATCATAAAATAGGTGGTCAGGCCGTTATCGAAGGGGTGATGATGCGTGCCCCCAAGGTCATGACGGTGGCGGTTCGCCGCCCATCGGGGGAGATTGTCGTCAAGGCCCAGAGGTTGCACCTCCTGTCGGATCGATTCCCTTCCCTGAAGCTCCCCTTTGTCCGCGGCACGGTATCACTCTTTGGGACGGTCGTCCTGGGTATAAAGGCGCTTAACTTCAGTGCGCAACAGGCCCTTGATGAGGATGAAGGAGAAATCGGACCGTGGGCCATGGCGGGGACCATGGCCGGGGCCTTAGGGCTGGCTATCGTGCTTTTTATCCTGTTGCCCCTTTGGATGACCCGTCTTTTGCAGGGACATGTCGACTGGATAGAGGGACGATGGGGATTCAACCTTATGGACGGCATCCTCAGACTGGGGGTGTTTCTCCTCTATCTCGCATCCATAACCCTGATCAAAGACGTAAAAAGAATCTTTCAGTACCACGGCGCTGAACACAAGAGCATATATGCCATGGAGGCGGGGGATGATCTGACGGTCGACAATGCCAGAAAGTACAGCCCGATGCACCCTCGCTGCGGGACCAGTTTTCTGCTCATCGTTATGGTGTTATCCATACTGGTCTTTGCCCAGATACCACATGCCTGGCCATTCTGGGGGAAGGGGTTTGCGCGGATCGGGCTGCTGCCGATCATTGCGGGGCTTTCCTACGAGTTGTTGAGGGTTGGGGATCGGTACAGGAATCGGGCGGCCTTCCGGGTGTTTCTTCTCCCCGGTCTCATGCTGCAGAGACTTACAACCAGAGAGCCCACCGACGATCAGCTTGAGGTTGCCCTGACTGCCCTTAAAGAGGCTATAATTGAAGAAGGAGCTGATGGCTGATGGACCGGTTGATGAGTCGCCTTGCGGAAATAGAGAAAAAATACGAGGAACTGGGCAGAATGCTCAGCGATCCCGGGATTGTCGCCAGTCTGGACAATCTGAGGGTTTATTCCAAGGAGCACTCCGACCTCACACCCATCGTGGAGGCATACAGGAGATACAGGTCCCTCCATGAGCAGCTTGCCGAGGTTGAGGGGATGATCAGGGAGGAAAAGGACTCGGACATGGTCGCCCTGGCCAGAGAGGAGAAGAATGGTCTGGCCGGAGAGATGGCTGACCTCCAGGGTCGGCTTAAACGCCTCCTGATTCCAAAGGATCCTCTCGATGAGAAGAACATCCTTCTGGAGATCCGGGCCGGCACCGGCGGGGACGAGGCATCCCTCTTCGTGGCCGATCTGATGCGCATGTACATCCGATATGCGGAACAAAAAGGCTGGTCCGTGGAAACATTAAGCTCCAGTCCCACGGAACTGGGCGGTTTTCGGGAGATTATCCTCCTTTTCAAGGGCAGCAGAGTCTACAGTGTTCTTAAATTCGAGGGCGGCGTCCACCGGGTCCAAAGGGTTCCGGAGACGGAATCCAGCGGCCGGATCCACACCTCCGCCGTCAGTGTGGCCATTATGCCTGAAGCCGAGGATGTGGAGGTCCAGATCAACCCTGAGGATGTCAGAGTGGACGTTTTTCGGGCCACCGGATGCGGCGGGCAGTGCGTAAATACCACCGATTCAGCGGTTCGCCTGACCCACCTTCCCACAGGAATCGTGGTCTCCTGCCAGGATGAGAAGTCTCAGCATAAGAACAAGGCCAAGGCCATGAAGATTCTCAAGGCCAGGATCTTCAAGGTCAAACAGGACGAACAGCGGGCGGAGCAGGACGGGGTTCGGCGGAGCATGGTGGGATCCGGGGACCGCAGCGAACGCATCAGGACCTACAACTTTCCCCAAGGCCGTGTCACGGATCACCGCATCAATCTGACACTTTATCGATTGGAGGCGATCATGGATGGAGACCTTGACGAGGTCACCCAGGCACTGGTTGCTTCCGATCAGGCTGAACACCTTAAATCCATGGAAGTGGCCTGAATGACCGTGGACAACGCTGAACTTATCAAGACAGGTGTACAGGGCTGCTCCCGCCGGGAAGCCTTCCGATCGGGGGCAAAGGCCTTGTCCGAAGCCGGCGTATCCAATCCGACCCTTGATGCTGCAGTACTCCTCGGTTTTGCGGCCGGCATGGAACCGGACCGCGTTATTATGGAAGGGGATGAACCCATCGGGGCGGAGGAGCTCCATCTGTATGGAAATTTTATTTCGCAGCGGTGCGGGAGGATGCCTGTAAGCCGCATTGTCGGGTACCGTGAATTCTATTCCCTCCCCTTCAAAGTCAGCCGGGATGTACTTACCCCGCGGCCGGAAACGGAAACCCTCGTCAGCATGGCGGCAGACTATCTCCAGGCGCTGGGTGGGAACAGCCGTGTCCTTGATATCGGCACCGGTTCAGGGGCCATCGCCGTGGCACTGGCATCACTTGTGCCTGCCAGCAGAACCATAGCCCTGGACATCAGCCCCGGGGCCCTGGCTGTAGCCTCACAAAACGCCCGTAACAATGGGGTCGGTGGCCGCGTGTATCTGTGCTGCTCGGATCTGGGGGACGCTATATCCGCTCCTCAAAGGTTTGACCTGGTTGTTTCCAACCCTCCATATATCCCTGAATCTGAATTTGAGTCCCTGCCTGCCGAGGTGCAGAACGGCGACCCCGCAATTGCCCTGATCGCCGGACCGAAGGGAACGGATTTCTACGGGCCCATTGCCCGGATTGCCATGGAAACCCTCAGGCCCAACGGATCTATTATGGTGGAAGTCGGCTGGGGAATGGATGGGGAGGTTTCGGAAATATTTGATCGAGCCGGCTTTTACACCATCCGGACGGTTCCCGACCTCGGAGGTACATCGCGGGTTGTCATTGGGAGGAAAGCCGTTGCCTGAAAGAATGATTGTCGAGGGCGGAGCCACCCTCCGGGGGGAAGTGCCTGTCAGCGGAGCGAAGAACGCGGCGCTCCCGCTCATGGCGGCATGTCTTCTTGTCCCAGGGGAGATGATCCTTGAAAACATCCCTGGTTTAAGGGACGTTCATACCATGATCCGGCTCCTTGAGCATCTCGGCGTCACCTGCGAGGGTAATGGGACCCTGTCCC from Deltaproteobacteria bacterium includes:
- a CDS encoding transcription termination factor Rho — protein: MDLTELKEKSISELTKMAAKEFKIEGAGSMRKQDLIFAILQSQAHQKKSIYGSGVLEILPDGFGFLRSPDSNYLPGPDDIYVSPSQIRRFNMRTGDTVTGEIRPPKEGERYFALLKVESLNFEPPEASRGKILFDNLTPLYPEERITLETDDIKNYSSRVMDIITPIGKGQRGLIVAPPRTGKTMLLQNIANSISINHPEIFLIVLLIDERPEEVTDMQRSVKGEVISSTFDEPPTRHIQVAEMVIEKARRLVEHQKDVVILLDSITRLARAYNTVSPPSGKVLSGGVDSNALHRPKRFFGAARNIEQGGSLTIIATALVDTGSRMDEVIFEEFKGTGNMELHLDRRLVEKRIFPAIDASRSGTRKEELIVAPDILNRIWVLHKVLAPMNTIDSMEFLLDKLQGTKDNQEFYDMMDK
- the rpmE gene encoding 50S ribosomal protein L31, coding for MKKDIHPEYKEMTFSCACGAEYRTRSVIDSRNIDICSNCHPFYTGKQKLVDAAGRVEKFKRRYGQK
- a CDS encoding FAD-dependent thymidylate synthase encodes the protein MQVCLLSHTPDPEKAVARAIRLCYSPRSILELDSSLAGKDLSVLLRKVISLGHHSVLEHASFTFGIEGVSRVMTHQLVRHRLASYSQQSQRYVEFKDSLEVVVPESIRRDRGFYRRYLEHCREAFSIYRDMCEGGIPAEDARYLFPSAAQTKIIVTMNARELRHFFRIRCCERAQWEIRGVAERMVGLVRDVAPSLFADSGPSCIGGPCPEGDMTCGRIKEVKARYRALKTAPSPKAQDPV
- a CDS encoding DUF1385 domain-containing protein; the encoded protein is MLHQKDHKIGGQAVIEGVMMRAPKVMTVAVRRPSGEIVVKAQRLHLLSDRFPSLKLPFVRGTVSLFGTVVLGIKALNFSAQQALDEDEGEIGPWAMAGTMAGALGLAIVLFILLPLWMTRLLQGHVDWIEGRWGFNLMDGILRLGVFLLYLASITLIKDVKRIFQYHGAEHKSIYAMEAGDDLTVDNARKYSPMHPRCGTSFLLIVMVLSILVFAQIPHAWPFWGKGFARIGLLPIIAGLSYELLRVGDRYRNRAAFRVFLLPGLMLQRLTTREPTDDQLEVALTALKEAIIEEGADG
- the prfA gene encoding peptide chain release factor 1, which gives rise to MMSRLAEIEKKYEELGRMLSDPGIVASLDNLRVYSKEHSDLTPIVEAYRRYRSLHEQLAEVEGMIREEKDSDMVALAREEKNGLAGEMADLQGRLKRLLIPKDPLDEKNILLEIRAGTGGDEASLFVADLMRMYIRYAEQKGWSVETLSSSPTELGGFREIILLFKGSRVYSVLKFEGGVHRVQRVPETESSGRIHTSAVSVAIMPEAEDVEVQINPEDVRVDVFRATGCGGQCVNTTDSAVRLTHLPTGIVVSCQDEKSQHKNKAKAMKILKARIFKVKQDEQRAEQDGVRRSMVGSGDRSERIRTYNFPQGRVTDHRINLTLYRLEAIMDGDLDEVTQALVASDQAEHLKSMEVA
- the prmC gene encoding peptide chain release factor N(5)-glutamine methyltransferase encodes the protein MTVDNAELIKTGVQGCSRREAFRSGAKALSEAGVSNPTLDAAVLLGFAAGMEPDRVIMEGDEPIGAEELHLYGNFISQRCGRMPVSRIVGYREFYSLPFKVSRDVLTPRPETETLVSMAADYLQALGGNSRVLDIGTGSGAIAVALASLVPASRTIALDISPGALAVASQNARNNGVGGRVYLCCSDLGDAISAPQRFDLVVSNPPYIPESEFESLPAEVQNGDPAIALIAGPKGTDFYGPIARIAMETLRPNGSIMVEVGWGMDGEVSEIFDRAGFYTIRTVPDLGGTSRVVIGRKAVA